One stretch of Planctomycetota bacterium DNA includes these proteins:
- a CDS encoding group 1 truncated hemoglobin encodes MFNAPTLYDRIGGEIGLEKMVDGLYERVLADPMLAPFFKDTPMDKQRRMQREFMAVALGAAAHHSDTSLAWAHAERGITFEHFNRFCQHMSESLKAMNIDDATVHEVLQHMALYKNAIIGESY; translated from the coding sequence ATGTTCAACGCCCCTACGCTTTACGATCGCATCGGCGGGGAAATCGGCCTCGAAAAGATGGTCGACGGGCTTTACGAACGCGTGCTGGCGGACCCGATGCTCGCGCCGTTCTTCAAAGACACGCCGATGGACAAGCAGCGGCGGATGCAGCGTGAGTTCATGGCCGTCGCCCTCGGCGCCGCCGCGCATCACAGCGATACTTCCCTGGCCTGGGCCCACGCCGAGCGGGGCATCACCTTCGAGCACTTCAATCGCTTCTGTCAGCACATGAGCGAATCGCTCAAGGCGATGAACATCGACGACGCCACCGTCCACGAAGTCCTCCAGCACATGGCGCTCTACAAAAACGCCATCATCGGCGAATCGTACTGA
- a CDS encoding sigma-70 family RNA polymerase sigma factor, with protein sequence MSNEQHNAFARLFVSSQHRVYGYIASLLPQADDAEEVFQQTSLILWQKWEAFDLSRDFVAWACGIAHFEVMNFLRRRRPGRVYLSESVMEKLSSDRLADGHEPDRRGEALSACLAKLSDDQRQLIERCYIRSNTINAVAQEMGRTANAVYIALRRIRGLLLECIRRQMSREGA encoded by the coding sequence ATGTCCAATGAGCAGCACAATGCGTTCGCCCGCCTGTTCGTCTCGTCGCAGCATCGCGTCTACGGCTACATCGCGTCGCTGTTGCCTCAGGCCGACGACGCGGAGGAAGTGTTTCAGCAGACGAGTCTGATTCTCTGGCAGAAGTGGGAGGCGTTCGATCTGTCGCGGGATTTTGTGGCGTGGGCCTGCGGGATCGCGCATTTTGAGGTGATGAATTTCCTGCGTCGCCGCCGGCCGGGGCGCGTCTATCTGTCCGAGTCGGTGATGGAAAAGCTTTCGAGCGATCGCCTGGCCGATGGTCATGAACCCGACCGTCGCGGCGAGGCGTTGTCGGCCTGTCTGGCCAAGCTCTCGGACGATCAGCGGCAGCTCATTGAACGCTGCTACATCCGATCGAATACCATCAATGCGGTTGCGCAGGAAATGGGCCGGACGGCCAACGCCGTGTACATCGCGCTGCGGCGCATCCGGGGGCTGCTGCTCGAGTGCATTCGCCGTCAGATGTCGCGGGAGGGTGCGTGA
- a CDS encoding methyltransferase domain-containing protein — translation MPGATDWDAVAPWYDELVGFEGSEYHQQVVLPGIAKLIDPKPGLRVLDVACGQGVLCRLFASRGASMTGLDASRKLIDSARQRGQETITYLCGDARELMKVQSLEAGSFDAVTLVLAVQNIHPLGPLFEGMAAMLKPGGCVAIVMMHPAFRGPKSTSWGWVDQSVQYRRVDRYLMFRKEPIISHPGKKDGTYTWTFHRPIETYINALAKAGLVTDAMHEWPSHKVSQPGPRAKAENTARKEIPLFLALRARKL, via the coding sequence CTGCCGGGGGCGACGGACTGGGACGCCGTCGCGCCGTGGTATGACGAGCTTGTCGGCTTTGAAGGCAGCGAGTATCACCAGCAGGTCGTCCTGCCGGGGATCGCCAAGCTCATCGACCCCAAGCCGGGCCTACGCGTGCTCGATGTCGCCTGCGGGCAGGGCGTTTTGTGTCGACTGTTTGCTTCGCGCGGGGCGAGCATGACAGGGCTCGACGCGTCGCGAAAACTCATTGATTCCGCGCGCCAGCGCGGCCAGGAGACGATCACCTATCTGTGCGGCGATGCGCGCGAGTTGATGAAGGTCCAGTCGCTCGAAGCGGGGTCGTTCGATGCGGTGACGCTGGTGCTGGCGGTGCAGAACATTCACCCGCTGGGACCGCTTTTTGAGGGCATGGCGGCGATGCTCAAGCCGGGCGGGTGCGTGGCGATCGTCATGATGCACCCGGCCTTCCGCGGGCCCAAGTCGACGAGCTGGGGCTGGGTCGATCAGAGCGTGCAGTATCGGCGGGTCGATCGGTATCTGATGTTCCGCAAGGAGCCGATCATCTCGCACCCCGGCAAAAAAGACGGCACGTACACCTGGACCTTCCATCGCCCGATCGAAACGTACATCAACGCGCTGGCCAAGGCGGGTCTCGTCACCGACGCCATGCACGAATGGCCCAGCCACAAAGTCTCCCAGCCCGGCCCCCGCGCCAAGGCGGAAAACACCGCCCGCAAGGAAATCCCCCTGTTTCTGGCCCTGCGGGCGCGCAAGCTGTAA
- a CDS encoding 5-formyltetrahydrofolate cyclo-ligase, giving the protein MGMSQPGSDAKKNLRTRMRQALKRVDPGLLHSRSVAAAERLVRTDEFRRATTIMMFLSLPGEVDTRAIGLRAWQEQKVVTVPLVGHEQKHMIPVVLRSFDEPMDEDRYGVRTPTTGEPMPIELIDLVVLPGLGFDTLGHRIGRGGGFYDRFLARPEFRGIACGIAMDVQVVEAVPLNGHDRQVDMLVTETRVMRFKHSPV; this is encoded by the coding sequence ATGGGCATGTCGCAACCAGGATCGGACGCCAAGAAGAACCTGCGCACGCGGATGCGGCAGGCCCTGAAGCGGGTCGATCCGGGACTGCTTCATTCGCGGTCGGTGGCGGCGGCGGAGCGGCTGGTGCGGACCGACGAGTTCCGGCGTGCGACGACGATCATGATGTTCCTCTCGCTGCCGGGCGAGGTCGATACGCGAGCCATCGGGCTTCGCGCCTGGCAGGAGCAGAAGGTCGTGACCGTGCCGCTGGTCGGGCATGAGCAAAAGCACATGATCCCCGTCGTGCTGCGGAGCTTCGACGAGCCGATGGACGAGGATCGCTACGGCGTCCGCACGCCGACGACCGGCGAGCCGATGCCCATCGAACTCATCGACCTCGTGGTGCTGCCGGGTTTGGGTTTCGACACGCTGGGTCATCGCATCGGGCGCGGCGGCGGATTCTACGATCGGTTTCTGGCCCGGCCCGAGTTTCGCGGGATCGCCTGCGGGATCGCGATGGATGTGCAGGTCGTCGAAGCGGTGCCGCTCAACGGGCACGATCGGCAGGTGGACATGCTTGTGACGGAAACGCGCGTGATGCGGTTTAAACATTCGCCGGTTTGA
- a CDS encoding AAA family ATPase, translating to MSDLWATQRTSMLKAAEPLAVRMRPRSIDEFVGQSHFLGEGKLLRRMLEADRITSVIFHGPPGSGKTTLAEIIANSTHRHFERANAATIGVKEIRFVIEEATRRLTTPGSERKTILFLDEIHRFSKSQQDVLLGDVERGVITLIGATTENPFFSVNSALISRSQVFSFEPLPPEAIKSLLHRAISDEDRGYGKLPLEVTEEALDHWATMCDGDARRALTALEIAVLSTEASAVSHQQSANQKQETPNKQHLLIDLPIAQESIQRKAIQYDPTGDAHYDAISAFIKSMRGSDPDATAYWLARMIVAGEDPLFIARRIAILASEDVGNADPRAMQLAAAAYTITERVGLPECQLTLAQAAIYMACAPKSNASATAIWNAVSDVKNQRTIPVPKHLRDAHYAGAKKLGHTGYQYAHDSEKGYVEQDYLGVEKKYYEPTDRGYEKHIRQYLQWIGAMNPSGGPASE from the coding sequence ATGTCCGATCTGTGGGCCACGCAGCGCACTTCGATGCTCAAGGCGGCCGAGCCGCTGGCGGTTCGCATGCGCCCGCGGTCGATCGACGAGTTCGTCGGCCAGTCGCATTTTCTGGGCGAAGGCAAACTGCTGCGACGGATGCTCGAAGCCGATCGCATAACCAGCGTGATCTTTCACGGCCCGCCCGGCTCCGGCAAGACCACGCTCGCGGAGATCATCGCCAACTCGACGCATCGGCATTTTGAACGCGCCAACGCCGCGACGATCGGCGTCAAGGAAATCCGATTCGTCATCGAAGAAGCGACTCGCCGCCTGACCACCCCCGGAAGCGAGCGGAAGACGATCCTGTTCCTCGATGAAATACACCGCTTCAGCAAGTCGCAGCAGGATGTGCTGCTGGGCGATGTCGAGCGCGGCGTCATCACGCTCATCGGCGCGACCACCGAAAACCCCTTCTTCTCCGTCAACAGCGCCCTCATCAGCCGCTCGCAGGTGTTCAGTTTCGAACCCCTGCCCCCGGAAGCGATCAAGTCGCTGCTCCATCGTGCGATCAGCGATGAAGACCGCGGCTACGGGAAGCTGCCGCTAGAGGTCACCGAGGAAGCGCTCGATCATTGGGCGACGATGTGCGACGGCGACGCCCGCCGGGCGCTGACGGCGCTGGAAATCGCGGTGCTTTCGACGGAGGCGTCAGCGGTCAGCCATCAGCAATCAGCCAACCAGAAACAGGAAACCCCAAACAAGCAACACCTCCTCATCGACCTTCCGATCGCGCAGGAGTCGATCCAACGCAAGGCGATTCAGTATGATCCGACCGGCGATGCGCACTATGACGCGATCAGTGCGTTCATCAAATCCATGCGCGGGTCGGACCCGGACGCGACGGCCTACTGGCTGGCCCGCATGATCGTCGCCGGGGAGGACCCCTTGTTCATCGCCCGGCGGATCGCCATTCTCGCCAGCGAAGACGTGGGCAACGCCGACCCGCGCGCGATGCAGCTTGCGGCGGCGGCGTACACGATCACCGAGCGCGTCGGCCTGCCCGAGTGCCAGCTCACGCTCGCGCAGGCGGCGATCTACATGGCCTGCGCCCCCAAGTCCAACGCCAGCGCGACGGCGATCTGGAACGCGGTGTCGGATGTGAAAAACCAGCGGACGATCCCCGTGCCCAAACACCTGCGCGACGCCCATTACGCCGGTGCAAAAAAGCTGGGGCATACGGGGTATCAGTATGCTCATGACAGCGAGAAGGGGTACGTCGAGCAGGACTATCTGGGCGTGGAGAAGAAGTATTACGAACCGACGGATCGGGGGTACGAGAAGCACATCCGCCAGTATCTGCAATGGATCGGCGCGATGAACCCCTCGGGCGGGCCCGCGTCTGAATAA
- a CDS encoding DUF1559 domain-containing protein — MIELLVVVSIIALLIAILLPSLTRARQVAQQTVCLANMRQVGVGYALYANANKTQLPWGYWYNNVANTHIEFDDLLFPYLGQQLTYQQQIGTDLRSVISGKSVFECPADKRGMGRTYSMARTADFSVGQSYGVATSSYLSANPPSPRYITELRRPADLMILLERPSQYNRLGDDNTSVTDSPDQITIYVPWLHDPQLNFLFVDGHAAGMSPTDNIGNGTTAFPRGMWTRDPND; from the coding sequence TTGATCGAACTGCTCGTCGTCGTGAGCATCATCGCGCTGCTCATCGCGATCCTGCTCCCGTCGCTGACGCGCGCCCGGCAGGTCGCGCAGCAGACCGTGTGCCTGGCCAACATGCGGCAGGTCGGCGTCGGCTACGCGCTCTACGCCAACGCCAACAAGACGCAGCTTCCTTGGGGCTACTGGTACAACAACGTCGCCAACACGCACATCGAATTCGACGACCTGCTCTTTCCCTATCTCGGGCAGCAACTGACGTATCAACAACAGATCGGCACCGACCTGCGATCGGTCATCAGCGGCAAGTCCGTCTTCGAGTGCCCGGCGGACAAACGCGGCATGGGACGCACGTACTCGATGGCGCGCACGGCGGACTTCTCGGTGGGGCAGTCGTACGGCGTGGCGACCAGCTCGTACCTGAGCGCCAATCCGCCCAGCCCCCGCTACATCACCGAACTGCGCCGCCCGGCGGACCTGATGATCCTGCTCGAACGGCCCTCGCAATACAACCGGCTCGGCGATGACAACACGTCCGTCACCGACTCGCCCGACCAGATCACGATCTACGTCCCCTGGCTCCACGATCCGCAGCTCAACTTCCTTTTTGTCGACGGTCACGCCGCGGGCATGTCCCCGACCGACAACATCGGCAACGGGACGACGGCGTTTCCGCGCGGGATGTGGACCCGCGACCCCAATGACTGA
- a CDS encoding prepilin-type N-terminal cleavage/methylation domain-containing protein: protein MPRGASPATKWSCGFTLIELLVVVAIIALLIAILIPSLAQARELAKRTLCAANQRQLAVTFYTYANDSKGVLPDTWPNTGGRNHMLWVWSRKVTDDLLHRYLGGPDIAKVDTLAEAPQIGEAFRVFMCPTQDQYHDNTYFAFGPGVTDLTDNTRWTGFVSLTSSELSASTFAPSTSVLKGKDVRIRTLADKRNGPLFTEALYHTTDYDTTYYGGRWTWLWSLMPSTQQSSYSWHIGNLDTTNGYSVAGANQTGLDGSVTWYNFGDIVEGAVSRTDVMNRAQVYQTFGATMRGYYWYQPGRKRN, encoded by the coding sequence ATGCCGCGCGGGGCAAGCCCCGCCACGAAGTGGTCCTGCGGGTTCACGTTGATCGAACTGCTTGTCGTGGTGGCGATCATCGCATTGCTCATCGCGATACTGATTCCCTCGCTCGCGCAGGCGCGCGAGTTGGCGAAGCGCACGCTCTGCGCCGCCAATCAGCGCCAGTTGGCCGTGACGTTCTACACCTATGCCAACGACAGCAAGGGCGTGCTGCCCGACACATGGCCCAACACCGGCGGGCGGAACCATATGCTCTGGGTCTGGAGCCGCAAGGTCACGGACGATCTGTTGCATCGCTACCTCGGCGGGCCGGATATTGCCAAGGTCGACACGCTCGCCGAGGCCCCGCAGATCGGCGAGGCGTTCCGTGTCTTCATGTGTCCGACGCAGGATCAGTATCACGACAACACCTACTTCGCGTTCGGCCCGGGGGTGACGGACCTGACGGACAACACGCGGTGGACCGGCTTCGTGAGTCTGACCAGCAGCGAACTGTCCGCCTCGACCTTCGCCCCAAGCACCAGCGTCCTCAAAGGCAAGGATGTGCGCATCCGAACCCTCGCCGACAAACGCAACGGCCCGCTGTTCACCGAGGCGCTCTATCACACGACCGATTACGACACGACCTACTACGGCGGGCGATGGACGTGGCTCTGGTCGCTGATGCCCTCCACGCAGCAGTCGAGCTATTCCTGGCACATCGGCAATCTCGATACGACCAACGGCTACTCCGTCGCGGGGGCGAATCAGACGGGTCTGGACGGGTCGGTGACGTGGTACAACTTCGGCGACATCGTCGAAGGGGCCGTGTCGCGCACCGATGTGATGAACCGGGCGCAGGTGTACCAGACCTTCGGCGCCACGATGCGCGGCTACTACTGGTACCAACCCGGTCGCAAACGCAACTGA
- a CDS encoding L,D-transpeptidase family protein → MSESSPQKMELLVMVLSSQAQQRGRTTYTSPYRRKRKQRARRWIGSILVLAVVGYLAWSWMRPRGESSTGPADVRADSGAVKPAGTASTTLHNADVHLSYSAAKGLDAKPDAKPGPTTALGERAVKAELPPGATTEPAKPTPPATNPQTAGASNAPTQPTPVATSLDPEVARTIDAGRQMINSGQRVKGRELLNNALHMPLRPDDAKALRDLLSGLNQDMVFSPKVEPGDPYADTYVVQAGDVLANIAKNYHVPWQFISHINGDLEPRKLRVGMRLKVVKGPFHVVVDKSDFRLDAYLGQPGKGGLFVRSFRVGLGEFDATPVGEFVVKRHSKLENPEWTNPRTGERFVGDNPKNPLGEYWVGLRGADATTEDLKGYGIHGTIEPQSIGTQSSMGCIRMLDDDIKLVYSMLSEEESRVVVVR, encoded by the coding sequence ATGTCCGAATCCTCACCACAGAAGATGGAGCTTCTCGTCATGGTGCTTTCAAGCCAGGCCCAGCAGCGCGGCCGGACAACTTATACCAGCCCCTATCGCCGCAAGCGCAAGCAGCGCGCCCGGCGGTGGATCGGGTCGATCCTCGTTCTGGCCGTCGTCGGCTATCTGGCGTGGTCATGGATGCGCCCGCGCGGCGAGTCCTCGACCGGCCCGGCGGACGTGCGCGCCGATTCGGGCGCGGTCAAACCCGCCGGCACCGCATCGACGACGCTGCACAATGCCGATGTGCATCTGAGCTATTCCGCCGCGAAGGGGCTCGACGCCAAGCCCGATGCGAAACCGGGGCCGACGACAGCTCTGGGCGAGCGTGCGGTCAAGGCCGAGTTGCCGCCCGGCGCGACCACTGAGCCCGCCAAGCCGACGCCTCCGGCGACGAACCCGCAGACCGCCGGTGCGTCCAATGCGCCGACGCAGCCGACGCCCGTGGCGACATCGCTCGATCCGGAAGTCGCGCGGACGATCGACGCCGGTCGTCAGATGATCAACTCCGGTCAGCGCGTCAAAGGCCGGGAGCTGCTCAATAACGCCCTGCATATGCCGCTCCGCCCCGATGACGCCAAGGCGCTGCGCGATCTGCTCAGTGGGCTCAATCAGGACATGGTCTTCTCGCCCAAGGTCGAGCCGGGCGATCCGTATGCGGATACTTATGTGGTGCAGGCCGGGGACGTGCTGGCGAACATCGCCAAGAACTATCATGTGCCCTGGCAGTTCATCTCGCACATCAACGGCGATCTGGAGCCCCGCAAACTCCGCGTAGGCATGCGGCTCAAGGTCGTGAAAGGTCCCTTCCACGTCGTTGTCGACAAGAGCGACTTCCGACTCGACGCCTACCTCGGCCAGCCGGGCAAGGGCGGGCTGTTCGTCCGCAGCTTCCGCGTCGGGCTCGGCGAATTCGACGCCACGCCCGTCGGCGAGTTCGTCGTCAAGCGACACTCCAAGCTCGAAAACCCCGAGTGGACCAATCCGCGCACCGGCGAACGATTCGTCGGCGACAATCCCAAAAACCCGCTCGGCGAATACTGGGTCGGCCTCCGCGGCGCCGACGCCACGACCGAAGACCTCAAGGGCTACGGCATCCACGGCACCATCGAACCGCAAAGCATCGGCACCCAGTCGTCGATGGGCTGCATCCGCATGCTCGACGACGACATCAAGCTCGTGTACTCCATGCTCAGCGAGGAAGAAAGCCGCGTGGTGGTCGTCAGATGA